Proteins from one Acropora muricata isolate sample 2 chromosome 9, ASM3666990v1, whole genome shotgun sequence genomic window:
- the LOC136927916 gene encoding guanylate-binding protein 6-like — IFIANLSQRIKLSASNEGLPSVAAREDDTEYFHKTFPFFIWLLRDVTLGLPPDCKDIKDYFFKRVFQDKKGSNDGSVQKVAESILRFFSGFEAFQLPPPSSDPEILKNIAGNKSKLSPAFLSGVEKFKPLLKSVLVPKQSVNAGDIVTGEGLAELVIHYIEAINSPGMIPNVRTAWEYFVMTKCSEACQASFHLYEETMTAELSGKLPCDNDVIRQKHEMALQKGFAIFEDETFGIAATTTEKYRRRMMTSCNEALQSWLLENETSTRQACDALLKDLKKEYLDPVLDQLLGQGGAEVSFDDIIQGYERIKQGFDTRATGAKDVCAAMFFDFHPILMKEMQRNLKLLTELKGFDKRKSQEIAARAYQKRENMKLQEQQAQLLQELRERQLEMEKQEIKFNKEKKILQQKMAADAKAHQEQTTNMIKASMRKAEQDRRAVMQENQEMKTRLNEIEKYNEKLNKENVDLNDRLEKLKKPCLFEMVREKMSDLGNDVKSCVADCINM; from the exons ATATTTATTGCGAACCTGTCGCAGCGCATCAAACTTAGCGCGAGCAACGAAGGACTGCCGAGTGTGGCAGCTCGCGAAGACGACACTGAATATTTCCACAAAACCTTTCCGTTCTTTATTTGGCTTCTGAGGGATGTGACCCTGGGACTACCGCCTGATTGTAAAGACATCAAAGATTACTTCTTCAAACGG GTTTTCCAGGATAAAAAAGGGTCCAATGATGGCTCAGTTCAAAAAGTTGCAGAAAGCATCCTACGATTCTTTTCTGGATTTGAAGCGTTCCAACTTCCACCACCATCGTCTGATCCTGAAATACTGAAAAACATAGCAGGGAATAAGAGCAAATTATCTCCCGCTTTTCTGAGCGGAGTAGAAAAATTCAAGCCGTTGTTAAAATCTGTCTTGGTACCCAAACAAAGCGTTAACGCTGGCGACATTGTGACCGGCGAAG GCCTTGCAGAATTGGTTATTCACTATATTGAAGCCATCAATAGCCCCGGTATGATTCCTAACGTGCGAACTGCTTGGGAATACTTTGTAATGACGAAGTGTTCGGAGGCTTGCCAAGCGTCATTTCATCTTTATGAAGAAACGATGACAGCGGAACTGTCGGGGAAACTGCCTTGTGATAATGACGTCATCAGACAGAAGCATGAAATGGCTCTTCAAAAAGGATTTGCTATTTTTGAGGATGAAACTTTTGGAATTGCTGCTACCACAACAGAAAAGTACCGGAGACGAATGATG ACATCTTGTAATGAAGCCTTACAATCCTGGCtgcttgaaaatgaaacttctaCCCGTCAAGCTTGTGATGCCCTTCTAAAGGATTTGAAAAAGGAATACCTGGATCCTGTTCTTGACCAACTACTTGGACAGGGTGGTGCCGAAGTATCGTTTGATGACATCATCCAGGGATACGAAAGGATAAAACAAGGCTTTGACACTCGTGCCACAGGAGCGAAAGACGTCTGTGCTGCAATGTTCTTTGACTTTCATCCG ATACTAATGAAAGAGATGCAGCGAAATTTAAAACTTCTGACAGAACTGAAAGGTTTCGACAAAAGAAAGAGTCAAGAAATTGCAGCCCGTGCTTATCAAAAGCGGGAAAATATGAAGCTTCAG GAACAACAAGCCCAACTCTTACAAGAACTTCGTGAACGGCAGCTGGAA ATGGAAAAGcaagaaataaaattcaataaggaaaagaaaatacttCAACAAAAAATGGCAGCAGATGCGAAAGCTCATCAAGAACAGACGACAAACATGATTAAGGCAAGCATGCGGAAAGCTGAACAAGATCGTAGAGCCGTGATGCAGGAGAATCAAGAGATGAAAACACGCTTAAATGAAATCGAGAAGTATAATGAAAAATTGAACAAGGAGAATGTCGACTTGAATGATCGTCTGGAAAAACTGAAGAAACCATGCCTCTTTGAAATGGTTCGGGAGAAGATGTCAGATCTGGGCAACGATGTCAAGTCATGCGTGGCCGATTGTATTAATATGTAA
- the LOC136927315 gene encoding uncharacterized protein has translation MVLSTTPFVGPLKHLKWGEDTIRYVSSTNCLGVTIDDKLSWSQHITLARSALNAKVKMLRRINFLSTSILENFYYKIVIPSVLYGIVIWGSGPKFKDLEMIHIRAARLIHKLSTSFKDSDILSKVSWMPLEYFYKFRILTITYNAYYNLGLREINSLITKNSNSYNLRKSSNVVLNRPKTELGRRSFVHRSAIAWNALPDNLKDSSNLSTFKYNLKQSKEIIMNINFGKGGNVIHKTKPDFHYY, from the coding sequence ATGGTCTTAAGTACCACCCCCTTCGTAGGTCCTTTGAAACATCTGAAGTGGGGTGAGGACACCATTCGGTATGTGTCTTCCACCAATTGCCTTGGGGTTACAATCGATGACAAACTCTCATGGTCTCAACATATTACATTGGCTCGATCTGCACTTAATGCCAAAGTTAAAATGTTGAGACGTATAAATTTTCTATCTACATCTATTTTGGAGAATTTTTACTATAAGATAGTAATTCCAAGTGTTTTATATGGAATTGTGATCTGGGGGTCTGGACCCAAGTTTAAAGACCTAGAAATGATTCACATCAGAGCTGCTAGGCTGATTCACAAGCTATCAACTAGTTTTAAGGATAGTGATATACTTTCTAAGGTTAGCTGGATGCCTCTAGAGTATTTTTACAAGTTCCGCATCTTAACTATTACATATAATGCTTATTATAATTTAGGATTACGGGAAATTAATTCTTTGATAACTAAAAACTCTAACAGTTATAATCTAAGGAAATCCTCGAATGTTGTACTAAATAGGCCCAAAACCGAACTGGGTCGTAGGTCTTTTGTTCACAGATCTGCCATAGCATGGAATGCACTACCAGATAATCTTAAAGATTCTTCAAATTTATCTACTTTTAAATATAACTTAAAACAATCCAAGGAAATTATCATGAACATTAATTTCGGGAAGGGAGGTAATGTTATACATAAGACGAAACCAGATTTTCATTATTACtaa
- the LOC136927914 gene encoding guanylate-binding protein 6-like — protein sequence MAASRRNPNMAIPLCLPNNYRWNTTTGECSKIGEKRSSLVIVDEALQKLRTLKGQVCVVSITGVTRNGKSFILSEVFDQPDVFPLGHTFDSETMGIWMWIVPGNFRDSNGQECSVVLLDSEGINAVEGEGSDDNQIFTLSVLLSSVLIYNSPGVPKREDLSELEYPFAQSTFALTAN from the exons ATGGCCGCCAGTAGAAGAAATCCTAACATGGCGATCCCTCTTTGCCTTCCCAACAACTACCGTTGGAATACTACCACCGGTGAATGCTCCAAGATAGGGGAAAAGCGATCTTCGCTTGTTATTGTTGATGAGGCTCTGCAAAAACTAAGGACTTTGAAAG GTCAAGTTTGTGTTGTGTCAATCACTGGAGTGACACGGAACGGGAAGTCATTCATTTTGAGCGAGGTTTTTGATCAACcagacgtttttcctttggggcATACTTTCGATTCTGAAACTATGGGAATATGGATGTGGATTGTGCCTGGAAACTTTCGG GATTCCAATGGTCAAGAGTGttctgttgtgctactggattcTGAAGGAATTAACGCTGTCGAAGGAGAGGGCTCTGACGACAATCAGATCTTTActctttctgttttgttgtcCTCTGTGCTGATTTACAATTCGCCTGGTGTTCCAAAGAGGGAAGATCTCTCCGAACTGGAGTATCCTTTTGCTCAATCTACATTTGCATTGACGGCTAATTAA